One Paenibacillus riograndensis SBR5 DNA segment encodes these proteins:
- a CDS encoding VanZ family protein encodes MNTASNRQKQGNPRPRSGKRHTPAQPGRLGRAMLLILLIAYSAALVYWMFIGFGRSVHTDGPFRYNLEPLRTIKLYFDLDNGVSFPRRLINLLGNVIVFVPFGVLLPLLRKSLRSVLALLFVSALGILLLETMQMLLRVGSFDIDDLLLNLAGVLCGYILLWSVFLKGKR; translated from the coding sequence GTGAACACGGCGAGTAACAGGCAGAAGCAGGGGAACCCCCGCCCGAGAAGCGGAAAGAGGCATACACCGGCGCAGCCGGGAAGATTAGGCAGGGCAATGCTGCTGATCCTGCTAATCGCGTATAGTGCCGCACTGGTGTACTGGATGTTTATCGGGTTTGGACGGTCGGTACACACGGACGGGCCTTTCCGCTACAACCTGGAGCCGCTGCGAACCATCAAACTGTACTTTGATCTGGATAACGGAGTTTCTTTCCCTCGAAGGCTAATTAATCTGCTGGGCAATGTTATTGTCTTTGTGCCATTTGGTGTTCTGCTGCCTTTATTAAGGAAAAGCCTGCGCTCTGTGCTTGCACTGCTCTTCGTCTCGGCTTTGGGCATACTGTTGCTGGAGACGATGCAGATGCTGCTTCGGGTCGGCAGCTTTGACATTGACGATTTGCTGCTTAATCTGGCGGGCGTTTTGTGCGGGTACATCCTGCTTTGGAGCGTGTTTTTAAAAGGTAAAAGGTAA
- a CDS encoding GNAT family N-acetyltransferase, with the protein MLVDLKQRTDTDEVKELLAYAVIDEPDALWRTSVEYGSKAALQLFGWEEEGLLIGLVGFEETEDGSLEIRHIAVLPENRGKGYARGIILELLAARNPRYLLAETEDEIAADFYRNLGFMVYSLGESPAGIEMFRCVYEVEEDEDED; encoded by the coding sequence ATGCTGGTAGATTTGAAACAGCGTACGGATACGGATGAAGTGAAGGAGCTGCTGGCTTACGCCGTCATCGATGAGCCGGATGCGCTGTGGCGCACTTCGGTGGAGTATGGCAGCAAGGCAGCGCTGCAGCTTTTTGGATGGGAAGAGGAAGGTTTGCTCATAGGACTGGTGGGTTTTGAGGAAACCGAAGATGGCTCGCTGGAAATCCGCCACATCGCTGTGCTCCCGGAGAACAGGGGCAAAGGCTATGCGCGGGGGATCATTCTGGAGCTGCTGGCCGCCCGCAACCCGCGGTATCTGCTGGCGGAGACGGAAGACGAGATTGCCGCAGATTTTTACCGGAACCTGGGCTTTATGGTTTACAGCCTTGGGGAGAGTCCGGCCGGTATTGAAATGTTCCGCTGTGTCTATGAGGTTGAAGAAGACGAGGATGAGGATTAA
- a CDS encoding DUF4179 domain-containing protein — translation MNPKQLDQELDGLRGDKAEEVPELVRSRMNSVYQELKGSGEKVTPGRRRRSWWQRLLITAACAAVAVLLTIGLGFISPAMAETLKQLPFMKSVFQLAGDSGLKQASITGVTSGVQQSVTHGDLTLSISELMYDGSRLSLVLTKKESDGGNPSFYEWWNTRDMQLGPANNIDFYINGELANTAWGMAPGGTASPESVIVTALESPNLHVPEAFNFKMVVFIPDIGQTFSFELPVKKKTLESIVLRPEAAKTFDHINLHIKRLEISQTTIRLITEVKGAPGQDIKALQEAIPDKYKIYGSLNLLFDLQNDQGQTATMIGGNGNGQGNALSSSSSYEPFAAMPKSVVIKPYIWTQDSSKLYIPELEMTIPVQ, via the coding sequence ATGAATCCGAAGCAATTGGATCAAGAACTGGATGGCTTAAGGGGGGATAAGGCTGAAGAGGTGCCGGAACTTGTCAGATCACGTATGAATAGCGTCTACCAGGAGTTAAAGGGAAGCGGGGAAAAGGTTACACCCGGCAGAAGACGGAGAAGCTGGTGGCAGCGGCTGCTGATTACAGCGGCTTGTGCGGCGGTTGCAGTGTTGCTAACGATCGGCCTGGGCTTTATCTCTCCAGCTATGGCCGAAACGCTGAAACAGCTGCCGTTTATGAAAAGCGTGTTCCAACTGGCTGGAGATTCAGGCTTGAAGCAAGCGAGTATTACAGGTGTTACTTCGGGTGTACAGCAAAGCGTGACACATGGAGATTTGACGCTTAGCATCTCTGAGCTGATGTATGACGGCAGCCGCTTGTCTCTGGTATTGACCAAAAAAGAATCGGACGGCGGGAATCCATCGTTTTACGAGTGGTGGAACACCCGGGATATGCAATTAGGGCCGGCGAACAATATTGATTTTTACATCAACGGAGAATTGGCAAATACTGCCTGGGGGATGGCCCCCGGGGGTACAGCATCACCAGAATCCGTAATCGTCACGGCATTGGAATCACCAAATCTCCATGTACCCGAAGCGTTTAACTTCAAAATGGTCGTATTCATTCCTGATATTGGGCAAACGTTCAGCTTTGAACTCCCGGTGAAAAAGAAAACGCTCGAAAGTATTGTACTCAGACCTGAGGCAGCCAAAACCTTTGATCATATCAATCTGCACATTAAGCGGCTGGAGATCAGCCAGACGACGATCCGGCTGATCACCGAGGTTAAGGGGGCGCCTGGCCAAGATATTAAAGCGCTTCAGGAGGCGATTCCGGATAAATATAAGATTTACGGAAGCCTGAATCTGTTATTTGACTTGCAGAATGATCAGGGGCAGACGGCAACCATGATTGGCGGTAACGGCAACGGACAAGGAAATGCCTTATCCAGCAGCAGCAGCTATGAGCCTTTTGCTGCTATGCCAAAATCAGTGGTAATTAAACCTTATATTTGGACGCAGGACAGCAGTAAGTTATATATTCCTGAGCTGGAAATGACTATACCCGTACAATAA
- a CDS encoding MarR family winged helix-turn-helix transcriptional regulator, with product MKGEPQHWIDRYIDAYMGVTRQINAQIKDNMAECLTNDQFLIMRLINSQEPCTSTFLAEAVAVGKSSITAIINRLAEAGFIERTRDENDRRQVYLSLTEKGKSTYHAAEKQVQEVISPYFSHFEEQDIEKFITMFEKLALLMQETGGRNN from the coding sequence ATGAAAGGAGAGCCACAGCATTGGATTGACCGCTACATAGATGCTTATATGGGGGTAACCCGGCAGATTAATGCGCAGATCAAAGACAACATGGCTGAATGCCTGACCAATGATCAATTTCTGATTATGCGGCTGATCAACAGCCAGGAGCCTTGTACCTCCACTTTTTTAGCGGAGGCAGTTGCAGTGGGGAAAAGCTCCATTACTGCGATTATCAATAGGCTGGCGGAGGCCGGGTTTATTGAGCGGACCCGGGATGAGAACGACCGCCGGCAAGTCTATTTGTCGCTGACTGAGAAGGGCAAAAGCACCTATCATGCGGCGGAGAAGCAGGTACAGGAGGTTATTTCTCCTTATTTCTCCCACTTTGAGGAGCAGGATATCGAGAAATTCATCACGATGTTTGAGAAGCTGGCCTTATTAATGCAGGAGACAGGGGGGAGAAACAATTGA
- a CDS encoding MMPL family transporter, which produces MKTVLKARWAIIAVWLAAAVVLFMTAPGMSDLVREKGQISVPDGYTSTRAAEIMKEVADAKGGETLHQVALVFNKPDGLAAEDTESIKQGVEKLAAEKEALKIDSITDPFSQAELKDTLIAKDGKTIMVALMVNGGEEAVKQLPDQVDKLLSGVSADHYLTSEGLITEDTIVSSEAGLKKSEYITVIFILLILFVVFRSFVAPFVPLLTVGLSYIVSQSIVAFLVDRFDFPLSTFTQIFMVAVMFGIGTDYCILLISRFKEELATAEDTRSAIISTYRKAGGTVFYSGLAVFVGFLAIGLSKFMLYRSAVAVAVGIAVMLLALVTVVPFFMAVLGKKLFWPSSSKLEHSESGIWGAAGSFSLKRPWAALLIVAVVVVPFLLTYSGKLSFNSMDEIGPGYASVKGFNIISDSFGPGESMPGKIVIKNDDRMDTSEYMGLAEKISRELEKVDGVKAVRSMSRPTGEQINDFLIPTQVAALTDGLSQSNEGLTKIQSGLEEASKQLKGNEPKLNEAVSGSAKLTEGTAELKKGIDALGDGLSRIERGIKSGSSGAGEIKAGLAQAAASAKQLADANAALLAGYQKIGAGLTALNGGLGQLQTQLQGVASALAGLDASFTGLENAHPDLLQDVNYQTIKGTVTQSGTGAAKLAGGLGQISGQLKGAAAGLNEANAGYAKAAAGQTALAQGLDKLVAGIGQLQSGLNQAAAGQGQIVDKIPSISSGLNQLQGGQQQLADGFGQLTGQIGKLTDGLSDSADGLKQITGGLNSAQDYLKQIQDAKDDELSGFLVPEEALKEGGIQQVFDNYLSSDRKVMTLDVVYAANPYSAKAIDSMGDIQAAVDRAVKGTKLENAETAISGVSSTYSDLQKISNEDYTRTVVLMLGGIFIILVVLLRSIIMPLYLIVSLLITYFTALGVTEAIFVHVLDYSGITWTTPFFSFVMLIALGVDYSIFLMDRFNENKTWDVREAILHAMRNMGTVILSAVVILGGTFASMYPSGVLSMMQIATVVLSGLALYALVFLPFFVPVMVRMFGRANWWPFSGSASADTPKTLDM; this is translated from the coding sequence TTGAAGACTGTACTTAAAGCAAGATGGGCCATTATAGCCGTATGGCTTGCCGCGGCGGTTGTGTTATTTATGACTGCTCCGGGCATGTCTGATCTGGTGCGTGAGAAGGGGCAGATCTCCGTTCCGGACGGCTATACTTCTACCAGGGCTGCTGAAATCATGAAGGAGGTTGCCGACGCTAAGGGCGGGGAGACGCTGCATCAAGTCGCGTTAGTTTTTAACAAGCCGGATGGGCTTGCCGCTGAAGATACAGAGAGCATTAAACAAGGGGTCGAGAAGCTTGCGGCGGAGAAGGAGGCGCTCAAAATTGACTCGATCACCGATCCTTTTTCCCAGGCGGAATTGAAGGACACTCTTATCGCCAAGGACGGCAAAACGATCATGGTCGCACTGATGGTGAACGGCGGGGAAGAAGCTGTCAAACAATTGCCGGACCAGGTGGATAAGCTGCTTAGCGGCGTTAGTGCAGATCATTATTTGACCAGTGAGGGGCTTATTACCGAGGATACCATTGTCAGTTCGGAAGCCGGGCTGAAGAAATCGGAATACATTACCGTTATCTTCATTTTGCTGATTTTGTTCGTTGTGTTCCGGTCCTTCGTCGCACCGTTTGTGCCGCTGTTGACCGTGGGACTGAGCTATATTGTATCGCAGTCTATAGTGGCCTTCCTGGTGGACCGGTTTGATTTCCCCTTATCGACCTTTACGCAGATCTTTATGGTCGCCGTAATGTTCGGGATCGGGACGGATTACTGCATTTTGCTGATCAGCCGGTTCAAGGAAGAACTGGCCACTGCGGAGGACACCCGTAGTGCTATTATATCTACTTACCGCAAGGCGGGAGGTACGGTATTCTATTCAGGGCTTGCCGTATTTGTCGGTTTCCTGGCCATCGGGTTGTCCAAGTTCATGCTCTACCGTTCTGCGGTGGCGGTGGCGGTAGGGATTGCCGTAATGCTGCTGGCGCTTGTGACCGTAGTTCCATTCTTCATGGCGGTGCTGGGCAAAAAGCTGTTCTGGCCGTCAAGCAGCAAGCTGGAGCACAGTGAGAGCGGGATTTGGGGCGCAGCGGGTTCTTTTTCTCTAAAAAGACCCTGGGCGGCGCTGCTGATTGTGGCGGTGGTGGTGGTTCCTTTCCTGCTGACCTACAGCGGCAAGCTGAGCTTCAACAGCATGGATGAAATTGGACCCGGCTATGCCTCGGTCAAAGGCTTCAACATTATCTCTGACAGCTTCGGTCCGGGTGAGTCCATGCCCGGCAAGATTGTGATCAAAAATGATGACCGCATGGATACCTCCGAATACATGGGATTAGCGGAAAAGATCAGCCGTGAGCTGGAGAAGGTGGATGGCGTCAAAGCGGTCCGCAGCATGTCCCGCCCAACCGGGGAGCAAATCAATGACTTCCTGATCCCGACTCAAGTGGCTGCGCTCACCGACGGCCTCAGCCAGAGCAATGAAGGGCTGACCAAGATCCAGTCAGGTCTTGAGGAAGCCAGCAAGCAGCTGAAAGGAAACGAGCCTAAGCTGAATGAAGCCGTATCGGGCAGCGCGAAGCTGACAGAAGGCACGGCTGAGCTGAAAAAAGGCATCGATGCGCTGGGCGACGGCCTGTCGCGCATCGAGCGCGGCATCAAAAGCGGCTCCTCAGGAGCCGGTGAGATCAAAGCAGGGCTGGCCCAGGCGGCGGCCAGCGCCAAGCAGCTGGCCGATGCCAATGCAGCACTGCTGGCAGGCTACCAGAAAATCGGTGCAGGTCTGACTGCGCTGAATGGCGGGCTTGGGCAGCTTCAAACCCAGCTTCAAGGGGTGGCCTCAGCGCTGGCCGGTCTGGATGCATCTTTTACCGGCCTTGAGAATGCACATCCTGATCTTCTGCAGGATGTGAACTACCAGACGATTAAGGGCACCGTAACACAGAGCGGAACGGGGGCGGCAAAGCTGGCTGGCGGACTGGGCCAGATTTCCGGGCAGCTGAAAGGTGCCGCAGCGGGCCTTAACGAAGCCAATGCCGGTTATGCCAAAGCGGCAGCGGGCCAGACAGCATTGGCGCAGGGCCTCGACAAGCTGGTGGCCGGCATCGGGCAGCTGCAGTCGGGATTGAATCAGGCGGCAGCCGGACAAGGACAGATTGTAGATAAGATACCTTCGATTTCCAGCGGTCTGAATCAGCTACAGGGAGGGCAGCAGCAGCTGGCAGACGGTTTCGGACAGCTTACCGGACAAATCGGCAAGTTGACGGATGGTCTTAGCGACAGTGCCGACGGCTTGAAGCAGATCACAGGCGGGCTAAATTCTGCACAGGATTACCTCAAACAGATTCAGGATGCCAAGGATGATGAGCTGAGCGGGTTCCTGGTGCCGGAGGAGGCGCTGAAAGAGGGCGGCATTCAGCAGGTATTTGATAATTATCTGTCCTCTGACCGCAAAGTGATGACTCTGGATGTGGTATACGCTGCCAATCCATACAGCGCTAAGGCAATCGACAGCATGGGGGATATCCAGGCAGCGGTAGACCGTGCCGTGAAAGGCACGAAGCTGGAGAATGCAGAAACAGCCATTAGCGGAGTGAGCAGCACCTACAGCGACCTGCAGAAAATATCCAATGAGGATTATACGCGGACAGTAGTACTGATGCTGGGCGGTATCTTCATCATCCTGGTCGTGCTGCTGCGCTCGATTATTATGCCGTTGTATCTGATTGTTTCGCTGCTGATCACTTATTTTACAGCACTGGGAGTCACCGAGGCCATCTTCGTGCATGTGCTGGATTATTCAGGAATCACCTGGACGACGCCATTCTTCAGCTTTGTGATGCTGATTGCACTCGGGGTCGACTACAGCATTTTCCTCATGGACCGATTCAATGAGAACAAAACCTGGGATGTGCGTGAAGCGATCCTGCACGCCATGCGGAACATGGGGACGGTAATTCTGTCAGCTGTAGTCATTCTGGGCGGAACATTCGCCTCGATGTATCCGTCCGGGGTACTGTCGATGATGCAGATCGCTACGGTCGTACTATCAGGTCTGGCGCTGTACGCGCTGGTGTTCCTGCCGTTCTTCGTGCCGGTAATGGTGCGGATGTTCGGCCGGGCGAACTGGTGGCCGTTCAGCGGTTCAGCCTCTGCTGACACACCGAAAACACTGGATATGTAA
- a CDS encoding sigma-70 family RNA polymerase sigma factor: MDNRLEKRVRRAQKGDNEAFIELIQEMELQMYQMAKSIVRKDEDCADAMQESTLKAFKAISTLKQPEFFRTWLFRILINECNMILRRRVQTVTIAETPVTPDERLSMAERMDLRTAVHQLEEIPRTLVILHYYQGFPLQHIADLLEMSEGAVKTRLHRARKTLYEWLADPVEREMNG; the protein is encoded by the coding sequence TTGGATAACAGGCTTGAGAAGCGGGTAAGACGCGCGCAGAAAGGGGACAATGAAGCGTTTATTGAGCTTATTCAGGAGATGGAACTACAGATGTATCAGATGGCGAAATCCATTGTGAGGAAAGATGAGGACTGCGCGGATGCGATGCAGGAATCCACATTGAAGGCTTTTAAAGCGATTTCCACCTTGAAGCAGCCTGAGTTTTTCAGAACATGGCTCTTTCGCATTCTGATTAATGAGTGCAATATGATTTTGCGCAGACGGGTTCAGACCGTGACGATCGCCGAAACACCTGTCACGCCGGATGAACGGCTATCTATGGCGGAGCGGATGGATCTTCGCACAGCTGTACATCAGCTGGAGGAAATTCCGCGCACCCTTGTGATTTTGCATTATTATCAGGGCTTTCCGCTGCAGCACATCGCAGATTTGCTGGAAATGTCCGAAGGCGCTGTGAAAACAAGGCTGCACCGGGCAAGAAAAACATTGTATGAATGGCTGGCGGACCCCGTAGAAAGGGAGATGAACGGATGA
- the rpiA gene encoding ribose-5-phosphate isomerase RpiA: MSINVKQLAAEKAVEYVVDGMKVGLGTGSTAYWAIRKLGERVQEGLKITAVATSVASEEQARELGIPLVSFGDIDGLDLTIDGADELNHDLELIKGGGGALLREKIVARGSKRMIVVADESKAVGMLGQFPLPVEIVPFAWEWTVADLAKLGCTVELRRSGDGLYKTDNGNYIADCRFGTIASASELAASLQNITGVVEHGLFIGIAALAIIGKQDGSIEIIEREHGE; this comes from the coding sequence ATGAGCATCAATGTGAAGCAGCTCGCAGCAGAAAAGGCAGTGGAATATGTGGTCGACGGGATGAAGGTGGGGCTGGGTACCGGTTCTACAGCATACTGGGCCATCCGCAAGCTGGGTGAACGCGTACAAGAAGGGCTGAAGATCACCGCTGTCGCAACTTCTGTAGCCTCGGAAGAGCAGGCCCGCGAGCTGGGTATCCCTCTGGTCAGTTTCGGTGATATTGATGGTCTTGATCTGACCATTGACGGGGCCGATGAGCTGAATCACGACCTGGAGCTGATCAAAGGCGGCGGCGGGGCGCTGCTGCGTGAGAAGATCGTCGCCCGGGGCAGCAAGCGGATGATCGTGGTGGCGGACGAGAGCAAGGCTGTCGGTATGCTCGGGCAATTTCCGCTCCCGGTCGAGATTGTTCCTTTTGCCTGGGAATGGACCGTCGCTGATCTGGCCAAGCTGGGCTGCACAGTGGAGCTGCGGCGCAGCGGGGACGGGCTGTACAAGACCGACAATGGCAATTACATTGCGGACTGCCGGTTCGGAACGATTGCTTCAGCATCTGAACTCGCGGCGTCCTTGCAGAACATCACCGGTGTGGTTGAACACGGGCTGTTCATTGGCATTGCTGCTCTGGCGATTATCGGCAAACAGGATGGCAGCATTGAAATTATTGAGCGTGAACACGGCGAGTAA